A window of Streptomyces gilvosporeus contains these coding sequences:
- a CDS encoding AIM24 family protein — protein MTQQQLSGYAPTPPAARMENHGSRMVKIAMQSGQDVFARTGSMVAYEGFVQYEPSPPAVRQMASQWLTGEGAPLMKCSGDGLLFLADYGADVVCINLNDEALSVNGTNILAFDAHLQWGVQRVKGMAKFAGQGLFNVGISGTGWVALTSRGTPIVVDCGRGEDETFVDPDALVAWSTHLKMKGRSSFKASSLIGRGSGEAYQLAFSGQGFVVVQPSEDSTDRLRARG, from the coding sequence ATGACCCAGCAGCAGCTCTCGGGCTACGCCCCGACCCCGCCCGCCGCCCGTATGGAGAACCACGGCAGCCGCATGGTGAAGATCGCCATGCAGAGCGGCCAGGACGTCTTCGCCCGCACCGGCTCGATGGTCGCCTACGAAGGCTTCGTCCAGTACGAGCCCAGCCCGCCCGCCGTGCGCCAGATGGCCTCCCAGTGGCTCACCGGCGAGGGCGCCCCGCTGATGAAGTGCTCCGGCGACGGCCTGCTCTTCCTCGCCGACTACGGTGCCGACGTGGTCTGCATCAACCTCAACGACGAGGCGCTCTCCGTCAACGGCACCAACATCCTCGCCTTCGACGCGCACCTCCAGTGGGGCGTGCAGCGGGTCAAGGGGATGGCCAAGTTCGCCGGCCAGGGCCTGTTCAACGTCGGCATCTCCGGTACCGGTTGGGTCGCGCTGACCTCCCGGGGCACGCCCATCGTGGTCGACTGCGGCCGTGGTGAGGACGAGACGTTCGTGGACCCGGACGCCCTCGTCGCCTGGTCCACCCACCTGAAGATGAAGGGCAGGAGCAGCTTCAAGGCGTCCTCCCTGATCGGGCGCGGCAGCGGCGAGGCCTACCAACTGGCCTTCTCCGGCCAGGGCTTCGTCGTCGTCCAGCCCAGCGAGGACAGCACCGACCGGCTCCGGGCCCGGGGCTGA
- a CDS encoding AIM24 family protein produces the protein MQSPLFAFTEAQTEDRYALQNKQMLRVSLTGHDDLLARKGSMVAYQGLLEFEGNYQTQGQQRARAMSGEGLDLMRVSGQGTVYLANLAQHVHVVDVDHQGLTVDSSYVLALDSHLHWDVVSIDSQYGISGTGKYQLHISGQGKVVLMTSGQPLMLEVTPDKYVNADADAVVAWSSSLRVQMQAQTHSSGVWRRRGNTGEGWELSFLGQGYALVQPSELLPPQNAAIGSGLAAQFGMGQQGAHGANQGNIFTN, from the coding sequence ATGCAGAGTCCGCTTTTCGCCTTCACCGAGGCGCAGACCGAGGACCGCTACGCCCTGCAGAACAAGCAGATGCTGCGGGTCTCCCTCACCGGCCATGACGACCTCCTCGCCCGTAAGGGCTCGATGGTCGCCTACCAGGGGCTGCTCGAATTCGAGGGCAACTACCAGACGCAGGGCCAGCAGCGGGCCCGCGCCATGTCCGGCGAGGGCCTGGACCTGATGCGGGTCTCCGGGCAGGGCACGGTCTATCTGGCCAACCTCGCCCAGCACGTCCACGTCGTCGACGTCGACCACCAGGGGCTGACCGTCGACAGCAGCTACGTCCTGGCGCTGGACTCCCATCTCCACTGGGACGTCGTCTCCATCGACAGCCAGTACGGCATCTCCGGCACCGGCAAATACCAGCTCCACATCTCCGGGCAGGGCAAGGTCGTGCTGATGACCTCCGGCCAGCCGCTGATGCTGGAGGTCACGCCCGACAAATACGTCAACGCCGACGCGGACGCGGTGGTCGCCTGGTCCAGCTCGCTGCGGGTGCAGATGCAGGCGCAGACGCACTCATCCGGGGTGTGGCGGCGCCGGGGCAACACCGGCGAGGGCTGGGAGCTCAGCTTCCTCGGCCAGGGCTATGCGCTGGTGCAGCCCAGCGAGCTGCTGCCGCCGCAGAACGCCGCGATCGGCTCCGGGCTGGCCGCCCAGTTCGGCATGGGCCAGCAGGGCGCCCACGGCGCCAACCAGGGCAACATCTTCACCAACTGA
- a CDS encoding NUDIX hydrolase: MRLREDAARVLKEWPAPSQEQDRLRLTYLDHLAAHQDGMWKPCKDGHLTASALVIDPAGGRVLLTLHRKLKMWLQMGGHCEPEDASLADAALREAREESGIAQGLTLLPGGPVRLDRHHTPCAWHLDVQYAALAPADAVPAISDESLDVRWFAYDEVPGVADASVVRLVERTRALL; encoded by the coding sequence GTGAGGCTGCGCGAGGACGCGGCGCGGGTGCTCAAGGAGTGGCCCGCGCCATCGCAGGAGCAGGACCGGCTGCGGCTGACGTATCTCGATCACCTCGCCGCCCATCAGGACGGCATGTGGAAGCCCTGCAAGGACGGGCACCTCACCGCGAGCGCGCTGGTGATCGATCCGGCGGGCGGCCGGGTGCTGCTGACGCTGCACCGCAAGCTGAAGATGTGGCTCCAGATGGGCGGCCACTGCGAGCCCGAGGACGCGAGCCTGGCGGACGCGGCGCTGCGCGAGGCGCGCGAGGAGTCCGGGATCGCGCAGGGGCTGACGCTGCTGCCCGGCGGGCCGGTGCGGCTGGACCGCCATCACACGCCCTGCGCCTGGCATCTGGACGTCCAGTACGCCGCTTTGGCGCCCGCGGACGCGGTGCCGGCGATCAGCGACGAGTCACTGGACGTGCGCTGGTTCGCGTACGACGAGGTGCCCGGCGTCGCCGATGCGTCGGTGGTGCGCCTGGTGGAGCGCACCCGCGCGCTCCTGTAG
- a CDS encoding zinc-dependent metalloprotease — protein sequence MSDTPFGFGLPPEEPEDGDNGKQKGGQGGSQGPANPFGFGGGSGGADNPFAALFGGMGGPGGEMNPGDLGAAFQKLGQMLSYEGGPVNWEMAKDIARQTVAQGAEDGSKDASLSPGERSAVEEAVRLADLWLDGVTSLPSGSGSVVAWSRAEWVEETLPVWKDLVNPLAERVGAAMGDVLPGEMQAMAGPLLGMMRSMGGAMFGTQIGQALGVLAGEVVGSTDIGLPLGPSGKAALLPGNIARFGEGLGVPEEEVRLYLALREAAHQRLFAHVPWLRSHLFGAVEGYARGIKVDTTKLEDVVGQIDPQHPEELQNALQQGMFQPEDTPEQKAALARLETALALVEGWVDAVVHAAAAPHLPSADKLRETLRRRRASGGPAEQTFSTLIGLQLRPRRLRDASRLWALLTDARGLEGRDGLWAHPDMLPTAADLDDPDAFVHHEHPDFSELDKMLGEAASGGKPDLSKPAEGTTGDDKAPGDDKADGDT from the coding sequence GTGAGTGACACCCCATTTGGATTCGGCCTTCCGCCGGAGGAGCCGGAGGACGGCGACAACGGCAAGCAGAAGGGCGGCCAGGGAGGTAGCCAGGGCCCCGCGAACCCGTTCGGGTTCGGCGGCGGGAGCGGCGGCGCGGACAATCCGTTCGCGGCGCTCTTCGGCGGCATGGGCGGCCCCGGCGGCGAGATGAACCCTGGCGACCTGGGCGCCGCCTTCCAGAAGCTCGGGCAGATGCTCTCCTACGAGGGCGGCCCGGTGAACTGGGAGATGGCCAAGGACATCGCGCGGCAGACCGTCGCGCAGGGCGCCGAGGACGGCAGCAAGGACGCGAGCCTGTCGCCGGGCGAGCGGTCCGCCGTCGAGGAGGCCGTACGACTGGCGGACCTGTGGCTGGACGGCGTGACGTCGCTGCCGTCGGGGTCGGGGTCGGTGGTGGCCTGGAGCCGCGCGGAATGGGTCGAGGAGACCCTGCCGGTGTGGAAGGACCTGGTCAACCCGCTCGCCGAGCGTGTCGGGGCGGCCATGGGCGATGTGCTGCCCGGCGAGATGCAGGCCATGGCGGGCCCGCTGTTGGGGATGATGCGCTCCATGGGCGGCGCGATGTTCGGCACCCAGATCGGGCAGGCGCTCGGCGTGCTGGCCGGTGAGGTCGTCGGCTCGACGGACATCGGGCTGCCGCTGGGTCCGTCCGGCAAGGCCGCGCTGCTGCCGGGGAACATCGCCAGGTTCGGCGAGGGCCTGGGCGTCCCCGAGGAGGAGGTGCGGCTGTATCTGGCGCTGCGGGAGGCCGCCCACCAGCGGCTGTTCGCGCATGTGCCGTGGCTGCGCTCGCATCTGTTCGGTGCCGTCGAGGGCTATGCGCGCGGCATCAAGGTCGATACGACCAAGCTGGAGGACGTGGTCGGCCAGATCGACCCGCAGCATCCCGAGGAGCTGCAGAACGCCTTGCAGCAGGGCATGTTCCAGCCCGAGGACACCCCGGAGCAGAAGGCCGCGCTGGCCCGGCTGGAGACCGCGCTGGCGCTGGTGGAGGGCTGGGTGGACGCGGTGGTGCACGCCGCCGCCGCACCGCATCTGCCGTCGGCCGACAAGCTGCGCGAGACGCTGCGGCGCCGCCGGGCGAGCGGCGGCCCGGCCGAGCAGACCTTCTCCACGCTGATCGGTCTCCAGCTGCGTCCGCGGCGCCTGCGCGACGCCTCGCGGCTGTGGGCCCTGCTGACGGACGCCCGTGGCCTGGAGGGCCGCGACGGCCTGTGGGCGCACCCGGACATGCTGCCGACGGCGGCCGATCTGGACGACCCGGACGCCTTTGTGCACCACGAGCACCCGGACTTCTCCGAGCTCGACAAGATGCTGGGCGAGGCCGCGAGCGGCGGCAAGCCGGATCTTTCCAAGCCCGCAGAGGGCACCACGGGCGATGACAAGGCCCCCGGAGACGACAAGGCGGACGGCGACACGTGA
- a CDS encoding SDR family oxidoreductase, giving the protein MSSPDPTVRAARNAAAQAEPAGGGAGGARDRPLRRPVVAVTGAASGVGALLTHALVASDEIKQVVAIDERRGDIAEAHWHVLDVRDPAIADKLRGADVVVHLAIDLDLETDAAARTAYNVRGTQTVLTAAAAAGVHRVVLCTSAMVYGALPDNDVPLAEDAELRATADATGVGDLLEIEDLARRAPRAHPGLNVTVVRPTVLVGGTDTALTRYFESPRLLVVAGSRPAWQFCHVEDLVGALEYAALEKVDGELAVGCDGWLEQEEVEELSGIRRMELPSSVALGAAARLHRIGLTPSPAGDLAYTMHPWVVSGSRLHEAGWRPKWTNEEVLAELLEEVAGRHTVAGRRLGRKDATAAGAAGATVALLGTAALVRRARKARRRI; this is encoded by the coding sequence GTGAGTTCCCCAGATCCGACCGTTCGCGCAGCGCGAAACGCTGCGGCCCAGGCCGAGCCGGCAGGAGGCGGCGCAGGCGGCGCCCGCGACCGGCCGCTGCGCCGCCCCGTCGTGGCCGTCACCGGAGCCGCCTCCGGGGTCGGCGCGCTGCTCACCCATGCCCTGGTGGCATCCGACGAGATCAAACAGGTCGTGGCCATCGACGAGCGGCGCGGTGACATCGCCGAGGCCCACTGGCACGTCCTGGACGTCCGCGACCCGGCCATCGCCGACAAACTCCGCGGCGCCGACGTCGTCGTCCACCTGGCCATCGATCTCGACCTGGAGACCGACGCCGCCGCCCGCACCGCCTACAACGTGCGCGGCACCCAGACCGTCCTGACCGCCGCGGCTGCGGCCGGTGTGCACCGGGTGGTGCTGTGCACCTCCGCCATGGTCTACGGGGCGTTGCCCGACAACGATGTTCCGCTGGCCGAGGACGCCGAACTGCGGGCCACCGCGGACGCCACCGGCGTCGGCGACCTCCTGGAGATCGAGGACCTCGCACGCCGCGCGCCCCGCGCACACCCGGGCCTGAACGTCACGGTCGTGCGCCCTACCGTCCTGGTGGGCGGCACCGACACCGCCCTGACCCGTTATTTCGAGTCGCCCCGCCTCCTGGTGGTGGCCGGATCCCGCCCCGCCTGGCAGTTCTGCCATGTCGAGGACCTGGTCGGCGCCCTGGAGTACGCCGCCCTGGAGAAGGTCGACGGCGAGCTGGCGGTGGGCTGCGACGGCTGGCTGGAGCAGGAGGAGGTCGAGGAGCTGTCCGGGATCCGGCGGATGGAACTGCCGTCCTCGGTGGCCCTGGGCGCCGCCGCCCGGCTGCACCGCATCGGGCTGACGCCGTCGCCCGCCGGGGACCTCGCGTACACCATGCACCCCTGGGTGGTCAGCGGCAGCCGGCTGCACGAGGCGGGCTGGCGGCCGAAGTGGACCAACGAGGAGGTGCTGGCCGAGCTCCTGGAGGAGGTCGCCGGACGGCACACCGTCGCGGGCCGCCGCCTGGGCCGCAAGGACGCCACCGCCGCCGGTGCGGCCGGCGCCACCGTCGCCCTCCTGGGCACCGCCGCCCTGGTCCGCCGCGCCCGCAAGGCCCGCCGCCGCATCTGA
- a CDS encoding molybdenum cofactor biosynthesis protein MoaE: MPADVSRPRPDHPGEQAAADPIRLLAIRESALSVDEVFAAVGDAASGGTALFVGTVRSHDGGADVEGLGYSAHPSAEAEMRRIAEKVAADYPVRALAAIHRVGELAIGDLAVVVAVSCPHRAEAFEACRRLIDDLKHQVPIWKHQTFTDGAEEWVGV, from the coding sequence ATGCCAGCCGACGTCTCCCGCCCTCGCCCCGACCACCCCGGCGAGCAGGCCGCCGCGGACCCTATCCGCCTCCTTGCGATCCGGGAGTCCGCGCTGTCCGTGGACGAGGTCTTCGCGGCCGTCGGGGACGCCGCGTCCGGTGGCACGGCGCTGTTCGTCGGAACGGTCCGGTCGCACGACGGCGGTGCGGACGTCGAGGGGCTCGGCTACTCTGCGCACCCCTCGGCCGAGGCGGAGATGCGGCGCATAGCCGAGAAGGTGGCCGCCGACTACCCCGTACGGGCGCTGGCGGCGATACACCGAGTGGGTGAACTGGCCATCGGCGATCTCGCGGTCGTCGTCGCCGTCTCCTGCCCGCACCGGGCCGAGGCGTTCGAGGCGTGTCGCAGGCTGATCGACGACCTCAAACACCAGGTTCCCATCTGGAAGCACCAGACGTTCACCGATGGTGCAGAGGAGTGGGTAGGGGTTTAA
- a CDS encoding PDZ domain-containing protein gives MPRRLATLLASTLMLIALLIAGVLIPVPYSEMSPGPTVNTLGDHDGAPVLQISGRRTYQPTGHLNMTTVRVTGPDYRMNAFEAFLGWLGHDSTVVPHKTLYPEGQTAEQADQENAEEFSQSQESAKVAALGQLHIPVQSQTVVASVMKDKPADGKLHAGDVIKAVDGKPVRTYGDVAKLVTRHKPGEKTVFTVIPAKVAAAAEKQGKKPAGGQEQVTVATTKADNGRAVVGIQAGVDHIFPFPIDIKLADVGGPSAGLMFALGIVDKLTPGNMTGGRFVAGTGTIDDKGTVGPIGGISMKTVGARAKGAQFFLTPKENCAAAAKDTPEGLTLVKVGTIGDAVKALEKISTGHTAGLPSCSPAGRS, from the coding sequence ATGCCACGCCGCCTCGCGACGCTTCTCGCCTCGACCCTGATGCTGATCGCGCTGCTGATCGCCGGGGTGCTGATCCCCGTGCCGTACTCCGAGATGTCACCGGGGCCGACGGTCAACACCCTCGGTGACCATGACGGAGCGCCGGTGCTGCAGATCTCCGGGCGCAGGACGTACCAGCCGACCGGTCATCTCAACATGACCACGGTCCGGGTCACCGGCCCCGACTACCGGATGAACGCCTTCGAGGCGTTCCTCGGCTGGCTGGGCCACGACAGCACGGTGGTGCCGCACAAGACGCTGTACCCCGAGGGGCAGACGGCCGAGCAGGCCGACCAGGAGAACGCCGAGGAGTTCAGCCAGTCCCAGGAGAGCGCCAAGGTCGCGGCGCTGGGGCAGCTGCACATCCCGGTCCAGAGCCAGACGGTGGTGGCCTCCGTCATGAAGGACAAGCCGGCCGACGGAAAGCTGCACGCGGGCGATGTGATCAAGGCGGTCGACGGCAAGCCGGTGCGGACGTACGGCGATGTCGCCAAGCTCGTCACCCGCCACAAGCCCGGTGAGAAGACGGTCTTCACGGTCATCCCCGCCAAGGTGGCCGCCGCCGCGGAGAAGCAGGGCAAGAAGCCCGCGGGCGGTCAGGAGCAGGTCACCGTCGCCACGACGAAGGCGGACAACGGACGGGCCGTCGTGGGCATCCAGGCCGGGGTGGACCACATATTCCCGTTCCCCATCGACATCAAGCTGGCCGATGTCGGCGGGCCCAGCGCGGGGCTGATGTTCGCGCTCGGCATCGTCGACAAGCTCACCCCTGGGAACATGACCGGCGGCAGGTTCGTGGCCGGTACGGGCACGATCGACGACAAGGGGACGGTCGGGCCCATCGGCGGCATCTCGATGAAGACGGTCGGCGCGCGGGCCAAGGGTGCCCAGTTCTTCCTGACGCCTAAGGAGAACTGCGCGGCCGCCGCCAAGGACACCCCCGAGGGCCTGACCCTGGTCAAGGTCGGCACGATAGGCGACGCCGTCAAGGCGCTCGAAAAGATCAGCACGGGGCACACCGCCGGCCTGCCGAGCTGCAGCCCGGCAGGCCGTTCGTAG
- a CDS encoding PPA1309 family protein produces MSNLPVDGTPLAGDPLTRAVLEIDEYAAGLGWDQPARLFALVDTAKLRAQEPSLAAQLGIDDSTTASLTPVEQDEIPAGAPLDEFLATIAWPDAVTGCALTVERLMLPPSAEDSVPEGMDEKQLAAWVAEHPDRQEVRMTVAVLRDGKRESALRLREKDSTSEVLTGSALVPGLAEALAATFEA; encoded by the coding sequence ATGAGCAACCTCCCCGTTGACGGCACCCCCCTCGCCGGCGACCCGCTGACCCGCGCGGTACTCGAGATCGACGAGTACGCCGCCGGGCTCGGCTGGGACCAGCCCGCCCGACTGTTCGCCCTCGTCGACACCGCCAAGCTGCGCGCGCAGGAGCCCTCGCTCGCCGCGCAGCTGGGCATCGACGACTCCACCACCGCCTCGCTGACCCCCGTAGAGCAGGACGAGATCCCGGCCGGCGCCCCGCTGGACGAGTTCCTCGCCACCATCGCCTGGCCCGACGCGGTCACCGGCTGCGCGCTGACCGTCGAGCGGCTGATGCTGCCGCCGTCCGCCGAGGACTCCGTGCCCGAGGGCATGGACGAGAAGCAGCTGGCCGCCTGGGTCGCCGAGCACCCCGACCGCCAGGAGGTGCGGATGACGGTGGCCGTGCTGCGCGACGGCAAGCGGGAATCGGCGCTGCGGCTGCGCGAGAAGGACTCCACCTCCGAGGTCCTCACCGGCTCCGCACTCGTACCGGGCCTCGCGGAGGCACTGGCCGCCACCTTCGAGGCGTAG
- a CDS encoding UPF0182 family protein, which yields MPDRGSGPSGPRIRVGRPSRRARTLLMTLGALAVLAMLFVMFSGFWTDWLWYRSVHYSSVFTTTLWTKIGLFFAFGAVMALAVGINIWLAHRLRPPLSAMSVEQQSLDRYRMSIAPFKKWALIVVTAVIGLISGASASGEWRTWLQWVNGVQFGQKDPQFGMDVAFYVFDLPWYRFLLSFGFAGAVLCLVAAALTHYLYGGLRLTSPGSRATAAATGHLSVLLGLFVSLKAVAYWLDRYGLAVKSSGLRSADNWTGLRYVDAHAYLPAKTILFFIAAICAMLFFATLWRRTWQLPVIGFGLMVLSAVLIGGLYPAIVQKFQVQPNEASKEAPYIKQNIKATRDAYGIQDSEVTPYKGNYKPVGKDDSQRLRDEADTTASMRLLDPNVVSPAFQQQQQVRAFYQFPSTLDVDRYKDKNGDEQDTVIGLRELNIAGIPDHNWINDHFKYTHGYGAVAAKGTETDSGGGPDYTESDLPSKGQLGRYEQRVYYGEKTTQYSIVGGPQKELDYSDDTGEKSYRYTGKSGVNLANPINRAAYAVAFGEPQILYSGAIGDGSRILYNRTPKERVEAVAPWLTIDGDAYPAVINGRIQWIVDAYTTSNGYPYASRTTLGDTTADSLTDGQRAVVAQQNQVNYIRNSVKATVDAYDGSVKLYQWDTKDPVLKTWMKSFPGTVKKKSDISPQLKEHLRYPQDLFKVQRQLLTTYHVTDPGTFYSGSERWQVPSDPTTKSGNAVPPYYLSMKMPDQKDQAFSLTTTFTPNKKDNLGAFMAVDANATSPDYGRIRLLKLPAQTPVPGPKLAQSKFNSDPTIANELNILKRGDSEIEYGNLLTVPLGGGLLYVEPVYLRGAGTNYPLLKKVLVSYGDSKPVLEDSLGDALNVVFGKKAPSTGTNPPGGGTGQQPPANQTVQQALNDAEKAYDEGEKALERRDLTAYDAAKKKLKAALDRAAKASQEAKPSGKGGASGG from the coding sequence ATGCCGGACCGCGGCTCAGGCCCCTCCGGGCCACGGATCAGAGTCGGCCGACCGTCCCGGCGGGCGAGGACCCTCCTGATGACGTTGGGCGCCTTGGCCGTGCTGGCCATGCTCTTCGTGATGTTCTCGGGGTTCTGGACCGACTGGCTCTGGTACCGCTCGGTCCATTACTCCTCGGTCTTCACCACGACCCTGTGGACCAAGATCGGCCTGTTCTTCGCCTTCGGTGCCGTCATGGCGCTGGCCGTCGGCATCAACATCTGGCTGGCGCACCGGCTGCGGCCGCCGCTGAGCGCGATGTCCGTGGAGCAGCAGAGCCTGGACCGCTACCGGATGAGCATCGCACCCTTCAAGAAGTGGGCGCTGATCGTGGTCACGGCGGTGATCGGGCTGATCTCGGGCGCCTCCGCGTCCGGTGAGTGGCGGACCTGGCTTCAATGGGTCAATGGCGTGCAATTCGGGCAAAAGGATCCGCAGTTCGGGATGGACGTGGCGTTCTACGTCTTCGACCTGCCGTGGTACCGCTTCCTGCTCAGCTTCGGTTTCGCCGGCGCGGTCCTGTGTCTGGTCGCCGCGGCCCTGACGCACTACCTCTACGGCGGGCTGCGGCTGACGAGCCCGGGCTCGCGCGCCACCGCCGCCGCGACCGGCCATCTGTCGGTGCTGCTGGGCCTGTTCGTCTCGCTCAAGGCCGTCGCCTACTGGCTCGACCGCTACGGCCTGGCGGTCAAGTCCAGCGGTCTGCGCTCGGCGGACAACTGGACCGGGCTGCGCTACGTCGACGCCCATGCCTATCTCCCGGCGAAGACCATCCTGTTCTTCATCGCGGCGATCTGCGCAATGCTGTTCTTCGCGACCCTGTGGCGCCGCACCTGGCAGCTGCCGGTGATCGGCTTCGGCCTGATGGTGCTCTCGGCCGTCCTGATCGGCGGGCTGTATCCGGCGATCGTGCAGAAGTTCCAGGTGCAGCCCAACGAGGCCAGCAAGGAAGCCCCGTACATCAAGCAGAACATCAAGGCGACCCGGGACGCGTACGGCATCCAGGACTCCGAGGTCACCCCGTACAAGGGCAACTACAAGCCGGTCGGCAAGGACGACAGCCAGCGGCTGCGGGACGAGGCCGACACCACCGCCAGCATGCGGCTGCTGGACCCGAACGTGGTCTCGCCGGCCTTCCAGCAACAGCAGCAGGTGCGGGCGTTCTACCAGTTCCCCTCCACCCTGGACGTCGACCGCTACAAGGACAAGAACGGCGACGAGCAGGACACCGTCATCGGTCTGCGCGAGCTGAACATCGCCGGTATCCCCGACCACAACTGGATCAACGACCACTTCAAGTACACCCACGGCTACGGTGCGGTCGCCGCCAAGGGCACCGAGACCGACTCCGGCGGCGGACCGGACTACACCGAGTCGGACCTGCCGTCCAAGGGACAGCTCGGCCGCTACGAGCAGCGGGTGTACTACGGCGAGAAGACCACCCAGTACTCCATCGTCGGCGGGCCCCAGAAGGAACTGGACTACTCCGACGACACCGGTGAGAAGAGCTACCGCTACACCGGCAAGAGCGGGGTGAACCTCGCCAATCCGATCAACCGCGCCGCGTACGCGGTGGCGTTCGGGGAGCCGCAGATCCTCTACTCCGGTGCCATCGGCGACGGTTCGCGGATCCTCTACAACCGCACGCCCAAGGAGCGGGTCGAGGCGGTCGCCCCCTGGCTGACCATCGACGGCGACGCCTATCCGGCGGTGATCAACGGCCGGATCCAGTGGATCGTGGACGCCTACACCACCAGCAACGGCTACCCGTACGCCTCGCGCACCACCCTCGGGGACACCACCGCCGACTCGCTCACCGACGGGCAGCGCGCGGTCGTCGCCCAGCAGAACCAGGTCAACTACATCCGCAACTCCGTCAAGGCGACGGTCGACGCCTACGACGGCTCGGTCAAGCTCTACCAGTGGGACACCAAGGACCCGGTCCTCAAGACCTGGATGAAGTCCTTCCCCGGGACGGTCAAGAAGAAGTCCGACATCAGCCCCCAGCTCAAGGAGCATCTGCGCTACCCGCAGGACCTGTTCAAGGTGCAGCGCCAGCTGCTGACCACCTACCACGTCACCGACCCGGGGACCTTCTACTCCGGTTCGGAGCGCTGGCAGGTGCCCAGCGACCCGACGACCAAGTCGGGCAACGCCGTACCGCCGTACTACCTGAGCATGAAGATGCCGGACCAGAAGGACCAGGCGTTCTCGCTGACGACGACCTTCACGCCCAACAAGAAGGACAACCTCGGCGCGTTCATGGCCGTCGACGCCAATGCGACGAGCCCCGACTACGGCCGGATCCGGCTGCTGAAACTGCCCGCACAGACACCGGTGCCCGGACCGAAGCTCGCACAGTCGAAGTTCAACTCCGACCCGACGATCGCCAATGAGCTCAACATCCTCAAGCGCGGCGATTCGGAGATCGAGTACGGCAACCTGCTGACCGTGCCGCTCGGCGGCGGGCTGCTGTACGTCGAACCGGTCTACCTGCGCGGCGCGGGCACCAACTACCCGCTGCTGAAGAAGGTGTTGGTCAGCTACGGCGACAGCAAGCCGGTCCTGGAGGACTCCCTCGGGGACGCGCTGAACGTCGTCTTCGGCAAGAAGGCGCCCAGTACGGGCACCAATCCGCCGGGCGGTGGGACCGGCCAGCAGCCGCCGGCCAACCAGACCGTCCAACAGGCCCTCAACGACGCCGAGAAGGCTTACGACGAGGGCGAGAAGGCCCTTGAGCGCAGGGACTTGACCGCTTACGACGCGGCGAAGAAGAAGCTCAAGGCGGCCCTGGACCGGGCAGCGAAGGCGTCCCAGGAGGCCAAGCCGTCCGGCAAGGGCGGCGCCTCGGGCGGCTGA